The DNA region TCAGGCAACTACAACTGCTTCAGGAAATCGAAAGCTACCTGAGCTAACAAATTTGAGCCGATTTCTATTGCCTTTTCGTCCACTTTCCATTCAGGATGGTGCCAGGGATGGACTGCTCCAATCTTTTCATTTCTAATGCCTAATCTGATAAATGAACCCGGGACATTTTTGAGAAAATAAGCGAAATCCTCACCCCCCATCATCGGCTCTTTGATTTCAAATATTGCTTCCTTTCCGAAAAGTTTGCTGATGGAGCTTCTGACCAGATCTGTCATATCCGGGTTATTCACCAGAATAGGATAACCTTCATAATAATTAAGCTCGAAATCTGCACCATAACCCCTGGTGACGCCTGAAACTATTTCCTTCAAAAGGTCCGGTATCTTCTTTGTTATCCTTTTTTCCAGAGTTCTGGCTGTCCCTTTCAAGATTACTTTATCGCAGATTATATTTCTTGCACTCCCACCTTCGATTATACCTACACTTATGACTACTGACTTCAAAGGACTTATCCTTCTACTGGGTATGGTCTGCAGAGCCTGGATGACCGCAGATGCAACCACAATCGCATCAATACCGTCCTGGGGTCTGGCACCATGCCCGCCTTTGCCGATTATGGTTATGTCAAAATCATCCGCTTGAGCCATCATAGGACCGTTTTTGACCCCGATTTTCC from Candidatus Zixiibacteriota bacterium includes:
- a CDS encoding amidohydrolase, translating into MKIEEKIKKLSKEFFPSLVKLRRELHQYPEIAYTEYKTSGIVVRELKKLGIEVKTGIAKTGVVGLLNKNKKGKTVALRADMDALPVTEMTGLPFKSKNPGKMHACGHDVHMSCVIGAAKILSSLKDELPGKVKFIFQPSEEVTPGGAYPMIKAGVLKNPEINGIFGLHSDSSIPIGKIGVKNGPMMAQADDFDITIIGKGGHGARPQDGIDAIVVASAVIQALQTIPSRRISPLKSVVISVGIIEGGSARNIICDKVILKGTARTLEKRITKKIPDLLKEIVSGVTRGYGADFELNYYEGYPILVNNPDMTDLVRSSISKLFGKEAIFEIKEPMMGGEDFAYFLKNVPGSFIRLGIRNEKIGAVHPWHHPEWKVDEKAIEIGSNLLAQVAFDFLKQL